DNA sequence from the Schistocerca americana isolate TAMUIC-IGC-003095 chromosome 2, iqSchAmer2.1, whole genome shotgun sequence genome:
tttccaaagtcactcatttatcgaatgtcataaCAATTTGCTGCTGACGTCGCAAGACCGCCCTcgtgtcgagccgttggaccgcagacaggtagtggctgctgctggaccgcccccGGCCGAGTCGCTGGAGCGTCGGTtgccgtcggctgcatcgtggtttggatctgctgctggctagaagtcgcACTGCAGCAGGTCTTGCTTCTCCTTTCCCACCACCCTCAGtttaagacgggtacatgaaatgtcaaaatataaccatcagtgacaagataattactattctcatcctgtggaaaagtttattagtgtccatttTACTTGCATTCACACGGATGGGATTATACGgtttttggagtatgttctgtattttgacactggtcaacacaatgtagtgattcatatgtaagtttatcacaatatgcacattttgaacactgcaccgttaatcatacaagtgtccgtagtgtgcttcgtttacttaagcagaatgtaaatattttcgcgacCCACTGGgtagccaacgttgcattattgttttgccgcgcggctggctgtacagtctgtcacattaaatttggcacgcggagacgcttcatatcaaactactaaaggtcaccagtttaaattaattattaatacagtcaacagtactcaacgttcataacgttgctgctaactttgacactccaagagcgttcataaggttacgtgatcacagtCTTTATCACTGttcgtcattattcacaatgtaaatcacagttcttcacgcgtccactagtttctgcgaaacacgtttcactgttctgattgctgtcagtagttttccgcagtacttaacagacaatctatatgcaaatgacacttttcaagtaatgaggtctggtacacttgcacataagttcatattatcatgactgaataacaaaatttaaaattttacactgtcacataaacatgagacacaatgaaactttcagaatctgctacattatcttgaccatgagatcattactgaactgtccagataacagcacatttccatttttattacagatacatatattaatatatttctattttttattttttctattgggattgttatttaccatgtttttgggacagatgtccatgttcggtttcTCTAACaggaatgttgctcataagagcattttaaatgactttgtaatgaaaccgtgtatgtaaatcagtacacattcagatttcgcttcactagtggtgaaagcagtttattttattttattttttttcagtcacacagctcacacaccaccaacactcgctacgtgtgtgggactacatgactcaatcttatgaaaatatttttgttatatccattcttacacacaaacaaatatattatttaagtattttaattatttctatcctacggatagaaaggtaaaattcctcacatctaATTCAACAGCACTCAAGTGTCTATCAAGTTATTTATCCCTTTTAAAGTAAAAACACATTTATTATGGggattctctactccttgttcaaataattcaacaacattacagtgtaatacttgacataaaagcttataaactaatacatacataatattatcaaattattactgccaattattttaccataaacattatatttacagttatggggtagtgcacttgcacttctgattggtcctttgtatattcacttcgtttttctccgtccaggggaccgagtaagatgttctgcaataggtcttgtgcggatatactttcatattacactggtaatcttttatgattcaaGGGCGTTCAGTGACTACTTCGAGGTATCCgaataataattctgttaattgtttAGCCTCTGAAGCATTAgtgcaagttgcctcctgtactttctcttctattgttgtgacgatgtcactcacattgctgggtgcatcgttatttcgatttttgtgacacatctgtgggtccttatgatccaacactaacaacttctgtttgctgagtgaaagattcatttttctcatcagcggaaggttcgcaccgaactcccgattcagcattaatgttatgggtcgctgttggtacttaactgcacatgtcccacgggcgagatgattcatttttctcatcagcggaaggttcgcaccgaactcccgattcagcatttatgttatgggtcgctgttggtacttcAGTGAacatgtcccacgggcgagatcaattacagcttccaTTTCCCGAAGGAAgtcaagacccagaagcaccggtatGGACAAGTTATCCATTggtaggaacgtgcataataagcgatcatttcccaaggaaacttccacctgtcCCTGGTATTTTAcactctgtgccttttttcccaatgcccctataaccttacaatttgcaaccggcaaaatcggcaatcttcttatctccgataccttcttgaaaaactgcgtgttcataactgatacataagcacctgtgtcaagcagaatactAGTTGTCGCTCGatttacagctccggtgacacttgcttggatattttccctttgtggcttatcagagacagcaggttcctgatacagctcatcttcgatcctgttgccatcctgataccgcatcatgtttattttttgttccgtcgacctattgccttcattgttggcctcggtcacctggcgaaggcctacagggaccgaaattagtttgttgggttctgagtgttttgttttgtttccgaaggtacctccactattctaacattttgtgagttttcagtcggaggaggcctgcttggatcccaccaAGGTGGACattgattgcttggtataggtataggccgtacataatttattggctgacctgaattgatagaattttgctgtGGCTGTCAATGACTTAGCCCTGTctgtcgccaatattcactgtcaccccgcatatttttaggcttgtctttatatggactgtatgacctgttgtcatttcgtctcttttggttgctattgttattgtttggtttttcattgtggtacggcctctgattaccattcggttgttggtgttcttcggccttttgataattactgttattattattaggataaccaaaattatggttgtagggattcctactactattattattactgtattttccgttactatatgctttatttttctttttctttggactaccttcgcccctatttaCATTATTTCCATTCGATGAAtttttttctattaggactattattattgctgatcacgtcagaattttttctggcgtcttctAGCACTAGATCCAGtgaatcaattacagacagaaattctttcagatcggtgtctgtaacattaaataattttcctCTAATGTGTATGGGTAATCTAGCTCTTAACACTCGCAgtaagtctctggtggttactggctcatcccagtaccgggtcatgttaatatatttttcaaagtacctTCTTATGGAAGCTGACTTCGGATTGTAGATTTCTGCATTGTAAATaattttacggagtcgctcttgagtagacgctgaccagaattgatcaaggaacgccttctcaaagtcgtggaaagtcttgcaagtttctgctgcatttaatgcccagagcgacgcatcaccagaaatatgtgaaaccacaaactgtattttctgttcttccgaccacgattttggaagaacacttttgaagtttcgaatgaaaactactggatgtatgtttttcttgctttcttcgttaaatataTGAAACTGTGTAtgcttaatcaggctttcttcatgcatcaaagtagttaagtgcatggaattgctatcattcgcaggttgtgtggttactttattacaagtacattctattccactattattgttccttggtgtcacatattgctctggtaacatcagttgattaccaaaatttggtcttccttctggtgcattaaaattcgccgtcagattatctgcgatcttttccctgtcagtaccagtgttgtcataactgcatactgtcagattttcaaagttttgattttcagagctcagcaccctggctacttctgttcggacttgctttcggatttacgagggaatgtcctcctgcattgtttccacagcggtagccaaggctttgaattggttctctagtctatctacttcagtttgaagactattgacctgaactgcaatgtttgttaacggttcaatagtggtttttactgcatcggtctcctgcttaaaatgggtagtaatagcattatcatgatcgaccaacacttgatttatcctacggacaatttctttatctctttccagaaaaatattgtttatattttccataaatttcttttccttttcatggtctctgagctcctgttgctgtttttctataagcttttcctgtttacgtttttccttttcctgctgacgttgtctttcacgctccagctctttaagctcgcgttgttttccacgctcctgctctttaatagcaaacttttcaaataatgctgttagcatatcctgtatggacatagcttgagcattgctaacttctgccccttgcccagaagaaatattgtcattaattcctaactggttgaatgcaggagtgtcagtttgtttgGCAACTCCTCGGGTTTACTATCTCTCGGgacatcagtttctaaattatcattcataattaaattttctaataattcgacagaaatatggatagattgttctacctgagactctgatgtcatctctgcatcagtatgctcatttcgtttatttttcttttgtttaaccattccatcaccaatatagcacaacaagtatataaatcactgacaagcaccaattgacacaaaatgatcttataactaacacatatacacaaattacactcaaaaatattattctcgcagccagaatattAAATTATTACTACTTATCGCTGGAGGTACTGATTTCAATTTTAAATTGCACACGCAGGGAATATTGATTGAGTGCTGTTGTAAATTTTGCGAACATGCACATCTGTTCCTACGTGTAAAGATTGACAGTTGTGGACTGCGCAGCGTCTGTGAAGTTACTCGCGTGTCTGGCACCAGTGCAGATACAGATTCGTACGGCAGTTCGGTAGGAATATGTCAATgctcatgaaacaagtaaataaacaatgaTTAACAGTTTGTTTTGATACTCTGtacctgtaatagatcacaatttcaattaataaaatgaacaaatgtgcattggtggccccacCTTGGGCGCCAGtatggcgttcgctgtgttattcagtggtttggtatttaactaatttgtaaatgaaaattataatcttattttattacattgagtaattactaaataattttttctcccggctaaagatttgatcaagttgctaaagaactccaagttaacgtcgtgttaaagtgttgtctgtaagttgtgtaagtgtcactaaatcacagttcatacaacagattccttacaactattgattaagatggaagcagttatcttcagcaaaatgatcattaaaaccaccgaatatcatccgcgcacaacactgacgaatgttacctgaaacaatattcttcgcaactcgtgcgtaattattttcggctccatacatcagctagaaaagtttgttttaaggatcgtgctatgagcactgtttttaaagaaccaatctgattcgaattattttcattaaaatgagttcagaACCACCAgtccacatttatttttacacatttgtattacgttcggcatttatgtctgcagagttgcgtaatttgaatttgccgctgagacaattgttacgatggcggcagacaattgatagagactttctattattagagcaaataagtatttaaaatgtttattaaactttacagaaactctactttcgtattgtgcactatttagacttcatcaagcaaacatttgatttgtttctaaggaaaacacagacaaaaaacgcgatacaaatcgctgtcatcaatggctgcgctccttgcagcggaaagaaataattaacacagataatgcttactgagagagcaattaaagttacaaataattattcactcatgtttataataataatgaactctattttcaagtaataattaacaaataaattacattttatcaacagacctcagttcgatatgcgtccgcaATCTACAAAAGCCaagcaacaaaaggtaaaaacaaaggaagacaaacgcagatcataaaaggaatttacaattatcattgtctttgtatgatacacatcgatatgtctaattacatcatagaatattatataaataattaatatttataagttttcactgttttttcatatgtcgaatacataatgtttataactgttagaggcataatttcctctcgtcgcactgtagccaaaaattaatcacgtggatgttacagatAGATGAATGCAGAAACGTATTTGAACTTTCAGTCACTCATTACACCTTAGGTTAAAAAGGAGGATACAATCACGAGGAAGGCTACAACACCGCACGAAAGCTGGACAGCAACATCGCGATGTCTCGCGACAGGAATGAGTTATGAAGACCTCAAATACCAACGGCACTGTCACCGGAGGCACTAAGTATCATAATTGCTGAAACATCCATACTATGTAACAGTTTCTGAAAAGTGGTTGTTTGAAGGTAAGTGAAATGTTTCTTTTACGTTAAGTTTGTATGAAACTGTTTACTTGTGGAACAGTTGTGTATGCAAAGAAAGATGCAGCTCTATAATTTATGTGCAGATTATGAACACGCAAGTCACTCTGCAGTTAAGTTTCAGAGGTTTGGTCATAATCAGTAAAAACTATACTGGATGCGAGAATACCCATTGAAGTCACACGCACTGATATCACGTATACTGCGTGGAAGTATTATTTGtcccaataaaataaaaataatgaatttctCCGCTAATAGTCTGTTTTTAGATGTCCCTCATCGTCACAGCTGCAGATTTACGCAAAACATCATGTCTGTCTTCGATATTTTTGGGTTTCTTGAAATGACTTGCTGTAGCACCAAGCACCAAATCAATAGAACTACCACTTCGTTTACTCGTAGAA
Encoded proteins:
- the LOC124593975 gene encoding DNA damage-inducible protein 1-like yields the protein MEKQTNYNENATDASENEGERCVVQDEFTKVTAAHEDPAAIQSTVEEPEGAEVSNAQAMSIQDMLTALFEKFAIKEQERGKQRELKELERERQRQQEKEKRKQEKLIEKQQQELRDHEKEKKFMENINNIFLERDKEIVRLRQVTEANNEGNRSTEQKINMMRYQDGNRIEDELYQEPAVSDKPQRENIQASVTGAVNRATTSILLDTGAYVSVMNTQFFKKVSEIRRLPILPVANCKVIGALGKKAQSVKYQGQVEVSLGNDRLLCTFLPMDNLSIPVLLGLDFLREMEAVIDLARGTCSLKYQQRPIT